The proteins below are encoded in one region of Pontibacter deserti:
- the smc gene encoding chromosome segregation protein SMC: MQVSRLEIKGFKSFGDRVVINFDEGITGIVGPNGCGKSNVVDAIRWVLGEQKTRNLRSDKMENVIFNGSKTRKPVQMAEVSITFDNNRGVLPTEYSQVTVTRRYHRSGDSEYLLNGVPCRLKDINELFLDTGIGSDSYAIIELKMVDEILNDKENSRRLLFEEAAGISKFRVRKKQTLKKLEETDADLERVEDVLFEIGKNMKTLERQAKQAIKYFQLKEDYKKHSLEFARRNISQYQQTMERLEQDVQRETALKEDYVGAVTEAEDAIADQKEELNRTQEQLGEMQKTMQVQTAKLRQLENDIKLKAERSTFLKERIQQLRQQISQDSSNVEHIQESIVELREELDNVQEQFGTAEEQVQALKEQLQEANEQKQTLQDSFQDLSLQHRDKQNAVFQHHKQLEISNVQIQSIVSDLNRMEQEQLTADEDAQLLAEQLQEAQELLENTTTELVSLQAKEETLLQNIEKTELDIETLKEQLVDLNRTRDAKQNQYHLTKSLVENMEGFPEAIKFLAQSGNWQKPAPLLSDIIVCEPAYKGLIESYLEPYMNFFVVDDLQDALDAVELLKSQNKGRANFIILSEIEELEPTATFTEGDLKAAYEVVKADKKYSDLMKYMLNNVYISDDVDLYDTDYKTILLKDGSAIKKPLSLSGGSVGVLDGNRLGRKQNLETLAKEVEELVKQADLMQSRVNAQQQILLNYKSESQKERIKELEREVAKQQQELLTIRIKYEQHQQNRRNYTQKKEELLQRKDELSKLALEMSPVAESDQQELKRLEEELAVYTSQLNRQQEQIAVINGMYNQENIQFHQLKNRFASLQQEISYKQKTVETNQERIENLKQEMAKAEEETTIANSFIEENEAIVEQMTEARREFGYELEAIEKKYFSLRGELDEKDKTIRELQRKRQNADELLMRMQQALNDTKIKLVSVQERLAVEFNIETEDLNLPADESIELVTEDLGKYISELRNAIDKMGPVNAMAAEAYVEIEERNKFITEQRNDLVNAKNTLIDTINEIDTVAKEKFLESFNEIKSNFIRVFRSLFTDEDNCDLVITDPSNPLESKIEIMAQPKGKRPLTINQLSGGEKTLTAISLLFAIYLLKPAPFCIFDEVDAPLDDANIDKFNNIIRTFSNDSQFIVVTHNKRTMASTDVMYGITMIEAGISRVIPVDLRQIA, from the coding sequence ATGCAAGTATCAAGATTAGAGATTAAAGGCTTCAAGAGTTTCGGTGATCGCGTGGTCATCAACTTCGATGAAGGTATAACCGGAATTGTTGGTCCGAACGGCTGCGGTAAGTCTAACGTGGTGGATGCCATCCGTTGGGTGTTGGGTGAACAGAAAACGCGAAACCTGCGCTCCGATAAAATGGAGAACGTGATATTTAACGGTTCCAAAACCCGCAAGCCGGTGCAGATGGCCGAAGTATCTATCACGTTTGATAACAACCGTGGCGTATTGCCAACAGAATACTCACAGGTTACAGTTACCCGCCGCTACCACCGTTCCGGCGACAGCGAATATTTGCTGAATGGTGTGCCCTGCCGACTGAAAGACATTAACGAACTCTTCCTGGATACTGGTATAGGCTCAGACAGCTATGCGATCATCGAATTGAAGATGGTAGATGAGATCCTGAACGATAAGGAGAACTCTCGCCGTTTGTTGTTCGAAGAAGCTGCCGGTATCTCTAAATTCCGTGTTCGTAAAAAGCAGACGCTTAAAAAACTGGAAGAAACTGATGCTGACCTGGAGCGCGTGGAAGACGTATTGTTCGAGATCGGCAAGAATATGAAAACGCTGGAACGACAGGCTAAACAAGCAATTAAGTATTTCCAGTTAAAGGAAGACTATAAGAAGCATAGCCTGGAGTTTGCCCGCCGTAACATAAGCCAATACCAGCAGACTATGGAGCGCCTGGAGCAGGACGTACAGCGCGAAACAGCCTTAAAAGAAGACTACGTTGGTGCTGTAACAGAAGCTGAAGATGCCATAGCTGACCAGAAAGAAGAACTGAACCGCACACAGGAACAGCTTGGCGAAATGCAGAAAACCATGCAGGTGCAAACCGCTAAACTGCGCCAGCTGGAGAATGATATTAAACTGAAAGCCGAGCGCAGCACTTTCCTGAAAGAACGTATTCAGCAACTACGCCAGCAAATAAGCCAGGATTCCTCGAACGTTGAGCATATACAGGAAAGTATAGTTGAGCTGCGTGAAGAACTGGATAATGTGCAGGAGCAATTTGGTACTGCCGAAGAACAGGTACAGGCGCTGAAAGAACAATTGCAGGAAGCCAATGAACAGAAGCAAACCTTACAGGATTCTTTCCAGGACTTGAGCCTGCAGCACCGCGACAAGCAGAACGCCGTTTTCCAGCACCACAAGCAGCTGGAGATCAGTAATGTGCAGATTCAAAGTATAGTTTCGGACCTGAACCGCATGGAACAGGAACAGCTTACTGCCGATGAAGATGCACAGCTGTTAGCCGAACAGCTACAGGAAGCACAGGAGCTACTGGAAAATACAACTACAGAACTGGTAAGCCTGCAGGCCAAAGAAGAAACCCTGCTGCAGAACATCGAGAAAACGGAGCTGGATATTGAAACGCTGAAAGAGCAGCTGGTAGACCTGAACCGTACCCGGGATGCTAAACAAAACCAATATCACTTGACCAAATCGCTGGTTGAGAACATGGAAGGATTTCCGGAAGCGATTAAGTTTCTGGCGCAGTCTGGTAACTGGCAGAAGCCGGCCCCACTCCTTTCGGATATTATAGTTTGCGAGCCTGCCTATAAAGGGCTTATAGAAAGCTACCTGGAGCCCTACATGAACTTCTTTGTTGTGGATGACTTACAGGATGCCTTGGATGCCGTGGAGCTGCTGAAGAGCCAGAATAAGGGCCGGGCGAACTTTATTATACTTTCTGAGATCGAAGAGCTCGAGCCGACGGCAACTTTTACCGAAGGAGACTTAAAAGCTGCTTACGAAGTAGTAAAAGCCGACAAGAAGTACAGCGACCTGATGAAGTACATGCTGAACAATGTATACATCAGCGATGATGTAGACCTGTATGATACCGACTATAAAACAATATTGCTGAAAGATGGCTCTGCTATTAAGAAGCCATTGAGCTTATCTGGTGGTTCAGTGGGTGTGCTGGATGGTAACCGTTTAGGCCGTAAACAGAACCTGGAAACACTGGCTAAGGAAGTGGAAGAACTGGTAAAGCAGGCTGACCTGATGCAAAGCCGTGTAAATGCCCAGCAACAGATACTGCTAAACTATAAAAGTGAATCGCAGAAAGAGCGCATTAAGGAGCTGGAGCGTGAGGTAGCCAAGCAGCAACAGGAGCTGCTAACTATACGCATTAAGTACGAACAGCACCAGCAGAACCGCCGCAACTATACTCAAAAGAAAGAAGAATTACTTCAGCGCAAAGATGAACTGAGCAAACTTGCCTTGGAAATGTCGCCGGTGGCAGAGTCTGACCAGCAGGAACTAAAGCGCCTGGAGGAAGAACTGGCTGTTTATACTTCCCAACTTAACCGCCAGCAGGAACAGATCGCTGTGATAAATGGCATGTATAACCAGGAGAATATCCAGTTTCACCAGTTAAAGAACCGCTTTGCCAGTTTACAACAGGAGATCAGCTATAAGCAGAAAACAGTTGAAACGAACCAGGAACGCATTGAGAATCTGAAGCAGGAAATGGCCAAAGCCGAGGAGGAAACTACTATAGCCAATAGCTTTATTGAAGAGAACGAAGCTATAGTTGAGCAGATGACCGAAGCACGCCGCGAATTCGGGTATGAGCTGGAAGCCATCGAGAAAAAATACTTCAGTCTGCGTGGTGAGCTCGACGAGAAAGACAAAACTATACGCGAACTGCAGCGCAAGCGCCAGAATGCAGACGAATTACTGATGCGTATGCAGCAGGCCCTGAATGATACAAAAATTAAACTGGTGTCTGTACAGGAACGTTTGGCAGTGGAATTCAACATCGAGACGGAAGACCTGAATCTCCCAGCCGACGAAAGTATAGAATTGGTTACCGAAGACTTAGGTAAGTATATTTCTGAGCTCCGTAATGCTATCGACAAAATGGGCCCGGTGAATGCAATGGCTGCTGAAGCTTATGTAGAGATTGAAGAGCGTAACAAGTTTATAACCGAGCAGCGCAACGACCTGGTAAACGCCAAGAACACCCTGATCGATACGATTAATGAGATTGATACCGTAGCGAAAGAGAAATTCTTGGAGTCGTTTAACGAGATCAAGAGCAACTTTATACGTGTATTCCGCAGCCTGTTTACCGACGAAGATAATTGCGACCTTGTAATTACGGATCCGAGCAACCCGCTGGAATCTAAAATTGAGATCATGGCACAGCCGAAGGGTAAGCGACCGTTAACTATAAACCAGCTTTCTGGTGGTGAAAAAACACTTACGGCAATTTCATTGCTTTTCGCTATCTACCTGTTAAAGCCGGCTCCGTTCTGTATCTTTGATGAGGTAGATGCACCGCTGGATGATGCCAACATTGACAAGTTCAATAATATTATCCGTACTTTCTCCAACGATTCGCAGTTTATAGTTGTAACGCACAACAAACGCACAATGGCCTCTACGGATGTAATGTATGGCATCACGATGATCGAAGCTGGTATATCCAGAGTTATACCTGTAGACCTGCGTCAGATAGCCTAA
- a CDS encoding MBL fold metallo-hydrolase — protein MKLHVIDTGFFKLDGGAMFGVVPKTIWQRSNPADENNLCTWAMRCLLIEDGDRLILIDNGIGDKQDAKFFSYYYLHGDASLQKSLKAAGFAPEDVTDMFLTHLHFDHCGGGVKYKNGDRSLELVFPNATYWSNAEHWKWATEPNAREKASFLKENILPMQESGHLRFIDPSQPSPIQQFEIIYMNGHTDKMMLPVINYKGQKLVYMADLLPSVGHIPLPYVMGYDTRPLLTLEEKALFLNKAAEENYILFFEHDAINECCTVEQTEKGVRLKETFRFSEL, from the coding sequence ATGAAATTACATGTTATAGATACAGGCTTTTTTAAGTTAGATGGTGGGGCTATGTTTGGTGTTGTACCAAAAACAATTTGGCAGCGCTCGAATCCAGCTGATGAAAATAACCTGTGTACATGGGCTATGCGTTGCCTTTTAATTGAAGATGGGGACCGCCTTATCCTGATTGATAATGGGATCGGAGATAAGCAGGATGCAAAGTTTTTCAGCTATTACTATTTACATGGTGATGCTTCTTTACAAAAGTCTTTGAAAGCTGCTGGTTTTGCACCTGAAGATGTAACAGACATGTTCCTGACGCACCTGCACTTTGACCATTGTGGGGGTGGAGTTAAGTATAAAAATGGGGATAGAAGTCTTGAGCTTGTTTTTCCAAATGCTACTTACTGGTCTAATGCCGAACATTGGAAATGGGCAACAGAACCAAATGCGCGCGAGAAAGCATCTTTCCTGAAAGAGAATATTCTTCCGATGCAGGAAAGCGGTCACCTCAGATTTATTGATCCATCTCAACCTTCACCCATACAACAGTTTGAGATCATCTACATGAATGGCCATACAGATAAGATGATGCTGCCTGTAATCAACTATAAAGGGCAGAAGCTGGTATACATGGCTGACCTTTTACCTTCTGTAGGCCATATTCCGTTGCCTTATGTAATGGGATATGATACCCGACCACTCTTAACCCTGGAAGAAAAAGCCCTGTTCCTGAACAAAGCTGCCGAAGAGAATTATATACTGTTCTTCGAACACGATGCTATAAATGAATGCTGCACAGTGGAGCAAACAGAGAAGGGTGTTCGATTAAAAGAAACTTTCAGGTTTAGCGAACTATAA
- the pckA gene encoding phosphoenolpyruvate carboxykinase (ATP) has protein sequence MKESGHKSQVGLDSLGIKEAKEVLWNLSPAELVEEAIKNGEGTLTDTGALMCDTGKFTGRSPKDRFVVKDAKTENTVWWGDINIAFDPEKFDQLHAKMVDFLKDRKLYVRDAYAGAHPDYRLNLRIVNTQAWQNLFCNNMFLRLTEEEIAKHTPSFTIICAPEFQADPEVDGTRQSNFAIINFTKNMILIGGTGYAGEMKKGIFGVLNYILPHEKNTLSMHCSANVGQDGDTAIFFGLSGTGKTTLSADPNRGLIGDDEHGWAEDSVFNFEGGCYAKVIDLTREKEPQIWDAIKFGAIVENTRYHEGTRTVDYTNSSVTENTRTAYPINHIDNAIEPSRADIPKNIFFLTADAFGVLPPISKLNASQAMYHFISGYTAKVAGTEVGITEPQTTFSACFGAAFLPLHPTKYAEMLGKKMEENNVNVWLINTGWTGGPYGVGSRMKLPYTRAMITAALNGELNDVHYTKHPVFGVEMPTSCPNVPAEILNPRNTWANKEEYDAKATDLATKFVKNFTKYASFASDEIMAGAPQVEVVLD, from the coding sequence ATGAAAGAATCTGGACATAAATCTCAAGTAGGTTTAGACAGCTTAGGTATTAAAGAGGCGAAAGAAGTACTTTGGAACCTGAGTCCGGCTGAGCTGGTGGAAGAAGCCATTAAAAACGGCGAAGGTACCCTTACTGATACCGGTGCTCTTATGTGCGATACCGGTAAATTTACTGGTCGTTCTCCTAAAGACCGTTTTGTAGTAAAAGACGCTAAAACTGAAAATACAGTATGGTGGGGCGATATCAACATCGCTTTTGACCCTGAAAAATTCGATCAACTGCACGCTAAAATGGTCGACTTCCTGAAGGATCGCAAATTATATGTACGTGATGCTTATGCCGGTGCACACCCTGATTACCGCCTTAACCTACGTATAGTTAACACCCAGGCATGGCAGAACCTTTTCTGTAACAACATGTTCCTGCGCCTTACAGAAGAAGAAATAGCCAAACATACGCCGTCTTTCACTATAATATGCGCACCTGAGTTCCAGGCAGATCCTGAAGTAGATGGTACACGCCAGTCAAACTTCGCGATCATCAACTTTACCAAGAACATGATCCTTATCGGTGGTACTGGTTATGCCGGCGAGATGAAGAAAGGTATATTTGGTGTGCTTAACTATATTCTTCCGCACGAGAAGAATACGCTTTCTATGCACTGCTCTGCTAACGTAGGCCAGGATGGTGACACAGCCATTTTCTTTGGTCTTTCAGGTACAGGCAAAACTACACTTTCTGCTGATCCTAACCGTGGCCTGATTGGTGACGATGAGCATGGATGGGCCGAAGACAGTGTATTTAATTTTGAAGGTGGCTGCTATGCTAAAGTTATCGACCTGACACGTGAGAAAGAACCACAGATCTGGGATGCGATAAAGTTTGGTGCTATTGTAGAAAATACACGTTACCACGAAGGTACACGCACGGTAGATTATACGAACAGCTCAGTAACAGAGAATACCCGTACTGCCTACCCTATCAACCACATTGATAACGCAATAGAGCCATCAAGAGCAGATATTCCTAAGAACATCTTCTTCCTGACAGCAGATGCGTTTGGTGTGTTACCTCCAATCTCAAAGTTGAATGCAAGCCAGGCGATGTACCACTTTATTTCTGGTTACACGGCTAAGGTAGCTGGTACTGAAGTTGGTATTACAGAGCCACAAACTACTTTCTCTGCTTGCTTCGGCGCTGCTTTCCTTCCACTACACCCTACAAAGTATGCTGAAATGCTTGGTAAGAAAATGGAAGAAAACAACGTAAATGTATGGTTGATTAACACAGGCTGGACTGGCGGACCTTATGGTGTTGGTTCACGTATGAAACTACCATATACACGTGCTATGATCACGGCTGCTTTAAACGGTGAGTTAAACGATGTTCATTATACTAAGCATCCTGTGTTCGGAGTAGAAATGCCTACATCTTGCCCTAATGTTCCTGCTGAAATCCTAAACCCTCGCAATACATGGGCTAATAAGGAAGAGTACGATGCAAAGGCAACAGACCTGGCAACTAAATTTGTGAAGAACTTCACGAAGTATGCAAGCTTCGCTAGCGACGAGATCATGGCGGGAGCGCCTCAGGTTGAAGTTGTTCTAGACTAA
- a CDS encoding autotransporter outer membrane beta-barrel domain-containing protein, translating into MKKLLLLLLLLPSFVIAQENESFMFKAKVKHGSILIGGTLSGFAYKTSDNLFTANGAQEDGRLIQVNLQSKNGYFIMNDFAVGLNLNLFHENTKVTSDPEQEPFKETYFMAGPFVRYYLDNGVFGEAGASVGKHNFSDGFQSNLLEGSVGVGYAFFFNEKFSIEPLLSFRYFRQKKNDQIYSTFGPMVGVGFQAYLLRKRAHVIKIGL; encoded by the coding sequence ATGAAAAAACTTTTACTCCTCTTATTATTACTCCCTTCTTTTGTAATTGCCCAGGAAAATGAAAGCTTCATGTTTAAAGCTAAAGTGAAGCACGGGTCTATACTTATTGGAGGAACATTAAGCGGCTTTGCCTACAAAACATCTGATAACCTGTTTACAGCTAATGGCGCGCAGGAAGATGGGAGACTAATTCAAGTTAACCTACAGTCTAAGAATGGTTATTTTATTATGAATGACTTTGCTGTTGGCTTAAACCTGAACCTATTTCACGAAAACACAAAAGTAACTTCTGATCCGGAGCAGGAACCCTTCAAAGAAACTTATTTTATGGCAGGCCCTTTCGTTCGCTATTACCTCGATAACGGGGTATTTGGTGAAGCGGGAGCCAGCGTTGGTAAACACAATTTCTCTGATGGTTTCCAATCCAACTTGTTAGAAGGTTCTGTAGGAGTTGGATATGCTTTTTTCTTTAATGAGAAGTTTTCTATTGAGCCGCTTCTATCGTTCCGTTATTTCCGTCAGAAAAAAAACGACCAGATTTATTCTACTTTCGGACCGATGGTAGGAGTTGGGTTCCAGGCTTATCTGCTACGTAAGCGAGCGCACGTAATAAAGATAGGTTTGTAA
- a CDS encoding 1-acyl-sn-glycerol-3-phosphate acyltransferase translates to MIGKLLAKFIFKVSGWKLNGNLTPENRRSVMVAAPHTSNWDFIYARAAFYLMDAPIRFTIKKEFMVFPFGSLLKAMGALPIDRSKNTKMVDAMIRIIKETPGDMCVLVTPEGTRKYQPRWRRGFYYVALGAGVPIVLGYLDYAKKEAGIGPTFYPTGDIEADMEEIMAFYRTKTAKFPEHGVK, encoded by the coding sequence ATGATCGGCAAATTACTAGCAAAATTTATTTTTAAAGTTTCCGGCTGGAAACTGAACGGCAACTTAACACCTGAAAACCGCCGCAGTGTAATGGTGGCGGCACCTCATACCAGTAACTGGGACTTTATTTATGCCCGCGCCGCTTTTTACCTGATGGATGCGCCAATACGCTTTACCATTAAGAAAGAGTTTATGGTGTTTCCTTTCGGTTCGTTGCTTAAAGCTATGGGAGCTTTGCCGATTGATCGCTCTAAGAACACCAAAATGGTAGATGCGATGATCCGTATTATTAAAGAAACTCCCGGTGATATGTGTGTACTGGTTACTCCCGAAGGAACGAGAAAATACCAGCCACGCTGGCGCAGGGGCTTTTACTATGTGGCTTTAGGGGCTGGCGTACCTATTGTACTTGGCTATTTGGATTATGCTAAAAAAGAAGCAGGTATTGGTCCAACCTTTTATCCTACCGGTGACATTGAAGCAGACATGGAAGAGATTATGGCTTTTTATCGGACTAAAACAGCCAAATTCCCTGAGCATGGAGTTAAGTAA
- a CDS encoding 16S rRNA (uracil(1498)-N(3))-methyltransferase: MHLFYTPDITSEIYTLSEEESKHCTRVLRLQQGDTVYLVDGVGGLYTAIIQDSNQKRCQLQVIDKQIEYGKLPYISHIAVAPTKNIDRMEWFVEKAVEIGVSEITFLLCDHSERKQLRLDRLEKIAISAMKQSQKGYLPLLHDLTPFHKFVQKSLHDRTFIAHLEDDATKSIKHYFQVDQPHCIMIGPEGDFSPEEIKAAYAAGIRPVTLGESRLRTETAALVACHTLQVLHEIYSALD; encoded by the coding sequence GTGCACCTGTTTTATACTCCAGATATTACCTCTGAAATCTATACATTGAGCGAAGAAGAATCGAAGCACTGTACGCGTGTGTTACGTTTACAGCAAGGCGATACTGTTTATTTAGTAGATGGTGTAGGCGGGTTATATACAGCCATTATACAGGACAGTAACCAGAAGAGGTGCCAGCTGCAGGTAATTGACAAGCAGATAGAATACGGTAAACTGCCTTATATTTCGCATATAGCTGTAGCTCCTACAAAAAATATAGACCGCATGGAGTGGTTTGTAGAGAAGGCTGTTGAGATCGGAGTCAGTGAAATTACATTCCTGCTGTGTGATCATTCCGAACGAAAGCAACTACGTTTGGATAGGTTAGAGAAAATTGCCATCAGTGCCATGAAGCAATCACAGAAGGGTTATCTGCCGCTGCTGCACGACCTCACTCCTTTCCATAAATTTGTACAGAAATCCTTACACGACCGTACATTTATTGCTCATTTAGAAGATGATGCTACCAAATCTATAAAGCATTACTTTCAGGTTGATCAGCCACATTGTATTATGATCGGACCGGAAGGAGACTTCTCACCGGAAGAAATAAAAGCAGCCTATGCAGCAGGTATACGACCTGTTACACTTGGCGAAAGTCGTCTGCGCACCGAAACGGCAGCCCTTGTGGCCTGCCATACGTTACAGGTACTACACGAGATCTACTCAGCGTTAGACTGA
- a CDS encoding DUF4159 domain-containing protein, which translates to MKRTLLLLCILLLTIPAMAQRYSLKLAKLKYSGGGDWYANKTSMPNLIKFCNQNLNMNIKPDEDVVEVGSPEIFSYPFVHMTGHGNVVFSDAEAQNLRNYLISGGFLHIDDNYGLDKYIRKEMKKVFPEYEFIELPFDHPIYKQKYAFKNGLPKIHEHDNKPPQGFGIIHKGRLVCFYSYETDLGNGWEDAEVHNDPENKRREALQMGANIITYALTQGSGLQ; encoded by the coding sequence ATGAAAAGAACCCTGCTCCTGCTGTGTATACTGCTGCTAACTATACCTGCGATGGCACAACGTTATAGTTTAAAACTTGCCAAGCTAAAGTATAGCGGTGGCGGCGACTGGTATGCAAACAAAACATCAATGCCCAACCTGATTAAGTTCTGTAACCAGAACCTGAACATGAACATTAAGCCTGATGAAGATGTAGTGGAAGTTGGTAGTCCGGAAATATTCAGCTACCCTTTCGTGCATATGACAGGCCATGGAAATGTGGTTTTCTCTGATGCAGAAGCTCAAAACCTAAGAAATTACCTGATAAGCGGAGGGTTCCTGCACATAGACGACAACTATGGCTTAGACAAGTATATCCGGAAGGAAATGAAAAAAGTATTTCCAGAATATGAATTCATAGAATTACCTTTTGACCACCCGATTTATAAGCAGAAATATGCTTTCAAAAACGGCTTGCCTAAGATACACGAGCATGATAATAAGCCTCCGCAAGGCTTTGGCATCATACACAAAGGCCGGCTGGTGTGTTTTTATAGTTACGAAACCGACCTTGGCAATGGATGGGAAGATGCCGAAGTACACAACGATCCGGAAAATAAACGACGGGAAGCCCTGCAAATGGGCGCTAACATTATCACCTATGCGCTTACACAGGGCAGCGGATTACAATAA
- a CDS encoding acetyl-CoA carboxylase carboxyltransferase subunit alpha, whose translation MLLDFEQPIAALEGKLQEMKKLATESQVDVSEAVKALEEKIKNLKKETYANLTRWQRVQLSRHPDRPYTLDYINGITDKFVELHGDRTVGDDKAMVGGFGEVEGRSIMFIGQQKGRNTKQRQLRNFGMANPEGYRKALRLMKMAEKFGRPIVTLIDTPGAFPGLEAEERGQGEAIARNLKEMFMLKVPVICIVIGEGASGGALGIAIGDRVMMLENTWYSVISPESCSSILWRSWNYKEQAAEALKLTAKDMLQHKLIDGIIKEPLGGAHTEPDKMMRTLKREICKLLDELEGIDAEDRIMQRIEKFSDMGVVLES comes from the coding sequence ATGCTTTTAGATTTCGAACAGCCAATTGCTGCCTTAGAGGGCAAACTGCAGGAAATGAAAAAGCTGGCCACAGAAAGCCAGGTAGATGTTTCGGAGGCGGTTAAGGCTCTGGAAGAAAAAATAAAGAACCTTAAGAAGGAAACCTACGCTAATCTTACGCGCTGGCAGCGTGTACAACTTTCCCGGCATCCGGACAGACCTTATACCCTGGACTATATAAATGGTATTACTGACAAGTTTGTAGAATTACACGGCGATCGTACGGTAGGTGATGACAAAGCAATGGTGGGTGGCTTTGGTGAGGTAGAAGGACGTAGCATTATGTTTATTGGGCAGCAGAAAGGGCGTAACACCAAGCAGCGCCAGTTGCGCAACTTTGGTATGGCTAACCCGGAAGGATACCGTAAAGCGCTCCGCCTGATGAAAATGGCAGAGAAGTTTGGAAGACCTATTGTTACGTTGATAGATACACCAGGAGCATTTCCTGGGCTGGAGGCAGAAGAACGTGGACAGGGCGAAGCGATAGCGCGTAACCTGAAAGAGATGTTCATGCTGAAAGTGCCTGTAATTTGTATCGTAATCGGCGAGGGTGCATCAGGTGGTGCATTGGGTATAGCTATTGGCGACCGTGTAATGATGCTTGAAAACACATGGTACTCGGTTATATCTCCGGAATCCTGCTCGTCTATACTTTGGAGAAGCTGGAACTATAAAGAACAGGCTGCTGAGGCTTTGAAGTTAACAGCCAAAGATATGCTGCAACATAAGCTGATTGATGGCATCATTAAAGAACCACTCGGTGGTGCTCATACTGAACCAGACAAGATGATGCGTACTTTGAAGCGTGAGATCTGCAAATTGCTTGATGAGCTTGAAGGTATAGATGCTGAAGATCGTATTATGCAACGTATCGAGAAGTTCTCAGATATGGGTGTAGTTTTAGAATCTTAA
- a CDS encoding MmcQ/YjbR family DNA-binding protein, whose translation MNIEELRTLCLSLPGVTEDIKWGADLCFLVGEKMFCVTSIDPPHSVSFKVTDEEFDEMAARPLIIPAPYMARNKWVNVQEWGGLADIEWETYVKQSYGLVKAKLTKKVQKEIDAVA comes from the coding sequence GTGAATATTGAAGAGCTACGTACATTGTGCCTGAGTTTGCCAGGTGTAACAGAAGATATTAAGTGGGGTGCAGACCTTTGCTTTTTAGTTGGTGAGAAGATGTTTTGTGTAACAAGTATAGATCCACCGCATTCAGTTTCTTTTAAGGTAACTGATGAAGAGTTTGATGAAATGGCAGCCAGACCCCTTATTATACCTGCACCGTACATGGCACGCAACAAATGGGTGAATGTGCAGGAGTGGGGTGGCCTTGCAGATATAGAGTGGGAGACTTATGTTAAGCAGAGTTATGGTTTAGTTAAAGCTAAATTGACAAAGAAGGTACAGAAGGAAATTGATGCAGTAGCATAA
- a CDS encoding patatin-like phospholipase family protein, with amino-acid sequence MKIGLALSGGGARGIAHLGVLKAFDELGINISILSGVSSGAIASVFYAAGYKPEEILKLIKELSVFKIIRPAFGKIGFLHLDEVEKLYEKYLGKNASFESLDRPVIISATEMNEGVVVYFSTGELIKPLIASSAVPILYHPISYQGKLLNDGGLLNNMPVDPLHQNCDIKIGVHVNPINHQAKITTLRSMVERTAHLAINNNVRMRLHLCDFLIEPPELKYYRLMSFRKADEIFNIGYQYTKQLEKHLKQLIQQ; translated from the coding sequence GTGAAAATCGGACTAGCTTTATCAGGTGGGGGAGCACGCGGTATAGCCCATTTGGGAGTATTGAAAGCATTTGATGAATTAGGAATTAATATTTCTATACTTTCCGGCGTAAGTTCAGGAGCTATTGCCAGTGTTTTTTATGCAGCCGGCTATAAGCCTGAAGAGATACTGAAGCTGATAAAAGAGCTTAGCGTTTTCAAGATCATTCGGCCTGCATTTGGCAAGATAGGTTTTCTGCATCTAGATGAAGTAGAGAAGTTATACGAAAAGTATCTGGGCAAAAATGCTTCCTTCGAAAGTCTGGACCGGCCTGTAATTATAAGTGCTACAGAAATGAATGAGGGGGTAGTGGTATACTTCTCTACAGGAGAACTTATCAAGCCTCTTATCGCCTCTTCAGCAGTACCAATACTTTATCATCCTATATCATACCAAGGAAAATTATTGAATGATGGGGGCTTGCTGAATAACATGCCAGTTGATCCGCTGCACCAGAATTGTGATATAAAGATAGGTGTGCATGTAAACCCGATAAACCATCAGGCTAAAATTACAACCCTACGAAGTATGGTGGAGCGAACAGCACATCTGGCTATAAATAACAATGTACGCATGCGCCTGCACTTATGTGATTTTCTGATCGAGCCACCAGAGTTAAAGTATTACCGACTGATGAGCTTCCGGAAGGCAGATGAAATTTTTAATATTGGTTACCAGTACACAAAGCAGCTTGAGAAGCATTTAAAGCAACTTATTCAGCAGTAA